Proteins encoded together in one Paracoccus sp. SMMA_5_TC window:
- a CDS encoding prephenate/arogenate dehydrogenase family protein, protein MQPMFQRVALIGLGLIAGSMSLAMRQAGLAGEVVGYARSAETRRVAAEIDLVDRVVDTAEQAVAGADLVVLAVPVGAMGEVAARIAPHLSPGAIVTDVGSVKRAVVDEVSPHIPPGVHFIPGHPLAGTEHSGPRSGFATLFHNRWWLLTPAEDVDAQAIARLTALIRAMGANVESMDAAHHDLVLAVTSHTPHLIAYTMVGVADHLKRVTESEVIKYSAAGFRDFTRIAASDPTMWRDVFLQNKDAVLDILGRFTEELFVLQRAIRMGDGQHLHDYFTRTRAIRRGIIEAGQDTAAPDFGRSQASPPIPGNKA, encoded by the coding sequence ATGCAGCCGATGTTCCAGCGGGTTGCTTTGATCGGTCTGGGCCTGATCGCGGGATCGATGTCGCTGGCAATGCGCCAGGCTGGCCTGGCGGGCGAGGTGGTGGGCTATGCGCGATCGGCCGAAACCCGTCGGGTGGCGGCAGAGATCGATCTTGTCGATCGGGTCGTGGACACTGCCGAACAGGCGGTTGCCGGTGCCGATCTGGTGGTGTTGGCGGTTCCGGTCGGCGCGATGGGCGAGGTCGCGGCCCGCATTGCCCCGCATCTGAGCCCGGGCGCCATCGTGACCGATGTGGGGTCGGTAAAGCGGGCTGTGGTCGACGAAGTGTCCCCCCATATCCCGCCAGGCGTGCATTTCATTCCGGGCCATCCCTTGGCGGGCACCGAACATTCCGGCCCGCGATCGGGCTTTGCCACGCTGTTTCACAACCGCTGGTGGCTGCTGACCCCGGCCGAGGATGTCGATGCACAGGCGATTGCGCGGCTGACGGCATTGATCCGGGCGATGGGCGCCAATGTCGAAAGCATGGATGCCGCCCATCATGATCTGGTGCTGGCGGTGACGAGCCATACCCCGCACCTGATCGCCTATACGATGGTTGGCGTGGCCGATCACCTCAAGCGCGTCACCGAAAGCGAGGTCATCAAGTATTCCGCCGCCGGTTTTCGCGATTTCACCCGCATCGCCGCATCCGATCCGACGATGTGGCGGGATGTATTCCTGCAGAACAAGGACGCGGTTCTGGACATTCTTGGTCGGTTCACCGAAGAGCTTTTCGTGTTGCAGCGTGCCATTCGCATGGGCGACGGTCAGCATCTGCACGACTATTTTACCCGGACCCGTGCCATTCGGCGTGGGATCATCGAGGCAGGCCAGGACACCGCCGCCCCGGATTTCGGCCGCAGCCAGGCATCGCCACCGATACCCGGCAACAAGGCCTGA
- a CDS encoding DUF2125 domain-containing protein yields the protein MKRLTRLLILGCLAVVVLWWGSETLLVRQLSRQLAQESAVTIQQIAALRQPGRVGVDATGIVIRSDRGRITLPEARLWLAATSPAVLRLDLPEQAGADLGGGPVIADLGDAHVNLRLRPLHGLQIGTAVAAAGPLKLEGETLAKAISAQAVQANVPEDAPVGTAAAYDLDMSVTGLSASLLPAGLPEGAELDGSLRARLWLDRAATPDSLADPLRTPRLLGLDISDGQLRVGRLNARIVGSISADEQGRAQGHLGIYTSDPRPWLALAAESGFIPAKAVVLAATMLDNIAAMPLPPGPAQELPAPQAGEMRLPFLMERGRISLGALPLGPAPVLMR from the coding sequence ATGAAGCGTCTAACTCGCCTCTTGATCCTGGGGTGTTTGGCGGTGGTGGTTCTGTGGTGGGGGTCCGAGACGCTGCTGGTGCGGCAGTTGTCGCGCCAGCTGGCACAGGAATCCGCAGTGACCATCCAGCAGATCGCAGCCCTGCGTCAGCCGGGCCGGGTTGGCGTCGATGCGACCGGTATCGTGATCCGCAGCGACCGGGGCCGGATCACATTGCCCGAAGCCAGGCTTTGGCTGGCCGCGACATCGCCCGCGGTGCTGCGACTGGACCTGCCCGAGCAAGCTGGGGCGGATCTGGGTGGTGGGCCGGTCATCGCCGATCTGGGGGATGCGCATGTCAACTTGCGCCTGCGGCCTCTGCATGGCTTGCAGATCGGAACGGCTGTTGCTGCGGCCGGTCCCTTGAAGCTGGAAGGCGAGACATTGGCCAAGGCGATCAGTGCCCAGGCCGTGCAGGCGAATGTTCCCGAAGATGCACCGGTCGGCACGGCCGCGGCCTATGATCTGGACATGTCGGTCACCGGTTTGTCGGCATCGCTGTTGCCGGCCGGTCTGCCGGAAGGTGCAGAACTTGATGGCAGCCTGCGCGCTCGGCTGTGGCTGGATCGCGCAGCAACCCCAGATAGCCTTGCCGATCCCCTTCGCACCCCGCGCCTGCTGGGGTTGGACATCAGCGATGGACAGCTGCGCGTCGGTCGCCTGAATGCGCGTATCGTCGGGAGTATTTCGGCAGACGAGCAGGGCCGCGCGCAGGGTCATCTGGGCATTTATACAAGCGACCCCCGACCCTGGCTTGCCCTGGCGGCCGAAAGCGGCTTCATCCCGGCCAAGGCGGTGGTGCTGGCCGCAACGATGCTGGACAATATCGCAGCCATGCCATTGCCGCCGGGCCCGGCGCAGGAACTGCCCGCGCCGCAGGCTGGGGAAATGCGCCTGCCTTTCCTGATGGAGAGGGGACGGATCAGCCTTGGCGCCCTGCCCCTGGGACCAGCGCCAGTGCTGATGCGCTAG
- a CDS encoding gamma-glutamylcyclotransferase, which yields MSDHWVFAYGSLMWNPGFPVAEAVRAHAHDFARSFCMRSVVHRGTTETPGLVLGLELQPGACCHGLALRVHARDWPATLTLLRRRELPTDAYAEVQLPIFLEDGRQVEGLTYVIRRDHRQYWADLDTVDQARIIAEARGKSGANAEYLFNTARHLEEMNIDEPQIHDLARRVAQLMKRNGGDHCC from the coding sequence ATGAGTGATCACTGGGTCTTTGCCTATGGTTCGCTGATGTGGAACCCGGGTTTCCCGGTGGCCGAGGCGGTCCGCGCCCATGCCCACGACTTTGCCCGCAGCTTCTGCATGCGTTCCGTCGTTCACCGCGGCACGACCGAAACTCCTGGTCTGGTTCTGGGGCTGGAACTGCAGCCCGGCGCCTGCTGTCATGGGCTTGCCTTGCGGGTCCATGCACGGGACTGGCCGGCAACGCTGACGCTGTTGCGGCGGCGCGAGCTGCCCACCGATGCCTATGCCGAGGTGCAGCTGCCGATCTTTCTGGAGGACGGGCGTCAGGTCGAAGGGCTGACCTATGTCATTCGCCGCGACCATCGCCAGTATTGGGCCGATCTGGACACGGTTGATCAGGCCCGCATCATCGCCGAAGCCCGCGGCAAAAGCGGTGCCAACGCCGAATACCTGTTCAACACCGCGCGGCATCTCGAGGAAATGAACATAGACGAGCCGCAGATTCATGATCTGGCCCGGCGGGTTGCGCAGCTGATGAAACGCAACGGCGGGGACCATTGTTGCTGA
- a CDS encoding peptidoglycan -binding protein gives MGLSRGNGNRFSAAIWPGFVDAMTALLMVMMFVLTIFLLVQSVLRDQITTQDSELDQLGAQVAQLSDALALSQDRARQLDRDLAATGEKLDAAAEQARLEAARRAALEALTADLRRRNSDTQARLDEAQTARQALDARLNATESELAAMTMELESARKQAQETLTLLAAADAARKEVEAKAQENLGEAQRQAALLAVAQQKLTEQQELSAEDQRRVALLNQQVAQLNSQLGSLREVLASAEERGEAADVRIKDLGQQLNLALLRASEEERKRRALEEAARQKAEAEARDLARYRSEFFGRLSQILAGREGVRVVGDRFAFSSEVLFAPGEANLSTEGRAQIARVADSLRQIVPEIPPEIDWIIRVDGHTDDQPLSGQGRYRDNRELSQARALAVVRYMVDELGFPAERLLPTGFADTRPVVPGTSPEARAQNRRIELKLTER, from the coding sequence ATGGGACTTAGCCGCGGCAACGGCAACCGCTTCTCTGCCGCCATCTGGCCGGGCTTCGTCGATGCGATGACCGCGCTGTTGATGGTGATGATGTTCGTGCTGACCATCTTTTTGCTGGTTCAGTCGGTTCTGCGCGATCAGATCACCACCCAGGACAGCGAACTGGACCAACTTGGCGCGCAAGTGGCGCAGCTTTCCGATGCCTTGGCCTTGTCGCAGGATCGCGCCCGGCAACTTGACCGCGATCTGGCGGCGACTGGTGAAAAACTGGATGCCGCAGCAGAACAGGCACGACTGGAAGCCGCGCGCCGAGCCGCGCTGGAGGCACTGACGGCCGATCTTCGCCGCCGCAACAGCGATACCCAGGCCCGGCTGGATGAGGCCCAGACCGCCCGGCAGGCATTGGACGCCAGGCTGAACGCCACCGAAAGCGAGCTGGCGGCCATGACCATGGAGCTTGAAAGCGCACGCAAGCAGGCGCAGGAAACGCTGACACTGCTGGCCGCGGCCGATGCGGCACGCAAGGAAGTCGAGGCAAAGGCCCAGGAAAACCTCGGCGAAGCTCAGCGACAGGCAGCGCTGCTGGCGGTGGCCCAGCAAAAGCTGACCGAACAGCAGGAACTCTCGGCCGAGGACCAGCGCCGCGTGGCCTTGCTCAATCAGCAGGTGGCGCAGTTGAACAGCCAGTTGGGTTCGCTGCGCGAGGTGCTGGCAAGCGCCGAAGAACGGGGCGAGGCGGCGGATGTCCGGATCAAGGATCTTGGGCAACAGCTGAATCTGGCACTGCTGCGCGCCAGCGAAGAAGAACGCAAGCGCCGCGCCCTGGAAGAGGCGGCCCGTCAGAAGGCCGAAGCCGAGGCCCGGGATCTGGCGCGCTACCGTTCCGAATTCTTTGGCCGGCTGTCCCAGATCCTGGCTGGCCGGGAAGGCGTGCGCGTCGTCGGCGACCGGTTTGCCTTTTCCTCGGAAGTGCTGTTTGCACCGGGCGAGGCCAATCTTTCCACCGAGGGCCGCGCGCAGATTGCCCGCGTGGCCGACAGCTTGCGCCAGATCGTGCCGGAAATACCGCCGGAAATCGACTGGATCATCCGTGTGGATGGCCACACCGACGACCAGCCGCTATCCGGGCAGGGGCGCTATCGCGACAACCGCGAACTCAGCCAGGCACGCGCCTTGGCCGTGGTTCGTTACATGGTGGATGAGCTCGGCTTTCCCGCAGAACGCCTGCTGCCGACGGGCTTTGCCGACACCCGCCCCGTGGTTCCCGGAACCAGCCCCGAGGCAAGGGCCCAGAACCGACGCATCGAATTGAAGCTGACCGAACGCTAG
- a CDS encoding LabA-like NYN domain-containing protein, translating to MFYKDDRLALFIDGSNLYAAAKALGFDIDYKLLRQEFERRGKLIRAYYYTALLENEDYSPIRPLVDWLHYNGYSMVTKPAREYTDALGRRKVKGNMDVELVINAMELAPRLDHAVLFSGDGDFRPLVEALQRQGVRVSVVSTMRSQPPMIADELRRQADNFIELDALREIIGRPPRETAASDA from the coding sequence GTGTTTTACAAGGACGACCGACTCGCGCTGTTCATCGACGGGTCGAATTTATACGCGGCGGCAAAGGCTCTGGGTTTCGATATTGATTACAAGCTGTTGCGTCAGGAATTCGAGCGTCGTGGCAAACTGATCCGCGCCTATTACTATACCGCGCTGCTCGAGAACGAGGATTACTCACCGATCCGTCCGTTGGTCGACTGGCTGCACTACAACGGCTACTCGATGGTAACCAAACCTGCCCGTGAATACACCGATGCCCTGGGTCGGCGCAAGGTCAAGGGCAACATGGACGTCGAACTGGTCATCAATGCGATGGAACTTGCGCCGCGGCTTGATCACGCGGTGCTTTTTTCCGGCGACGGCGATTTTCGGCCGCTGGTCGAGGCCTTGCAGCGCCAGGGGGTGCGGGTTTCGGTGGTTTCCACGATGCGCAGCCAGCCGCCCATGATCGCGGACGAACTGCGGCGTCAGGCAGACAATTTCATCGAGCTTGACGCCCTGCGCGAGATCATCGGCCGTCCGCCGCGTGAAACGGCGGCAAGCGATGCGTGA
- the folK gene encoding 2-amino-4-hydroxy-6-hydroxymethyldihydropteridine diphosphokinase: protein MNGSQSRNAPFLALVALGANLPSSAGAPQASLRFALNRIAQVPGVALTAVSRFWITPAHPRGSGPDYVNAAAALRTSLPADSLLTHLHAIESELGRERSGARWQARGLDLDLLAVEDMVCPDTAQHDRWRLLPPDQQPLHAPQELILPHPRLQDRGFVLAPLAEIAPNWCHPRLGLGVAQMLAALPAEAMMDIRPATT, encoded by the coding sequence ATGAATGGCAGCCAAAGCCGGAACGCACCTTTCTTAGCCCTAGTCGCTCTGGGGGCAAACCTGCCTAGTTCGGCAGGTGCGCCGCAAGCCAGTTTGCGCTTTGCGTTGAACAGGATAGCGCAGGTGCCGGGGGTCGCCTTGACCGCCGTCAGCCGTTTCTGGATCACGCCTGCCCATCCGCGCGGCTCTGGGCCCGACTATGTGAACGCCGCGGCGGCGCTGCGCACCAGCCTGCCGGCCGACAGCCTGCTGACACATCTGCACGCGATCGAGTCGGAGCTGGGCCGCGAACGCAGCGGTGCCCGCTGGCAGGCGCGGGGTCTGGATCTGGACCTGCTGGCGGTCGAGGACATGGTCTGCCCCGATACTGCCCAGCACGACCGCTGGCGCCTGCTGCCACCCGATCAACAGCCGCTACATGCCCCGCAGGAACTGATCCTGCCGCATCCGCGCTTGCAGGACCGCGGCTTTGTTCTAGCCCCTCTGGCCGAGATTGCCCCGAACTGGTGCCATCCGCGCCTGGGCCTTGGCGTGGCGCAGATGCTGGCCGCCTTGCCAGCCGAGGCAATGATGGATATAAGACCGGCGACAACTTGA
- the rpoZ gene encoding DNA-directed RNA polymerase subunit omega, with the protein MARVTVEDCVDKVPNRFDLVMLAAHRAREIAAGSPLTVDRDNDKNPVVALREIADETQPVDELRERMIEASQTQIEVDEPEEDAMALLLGAEIDRPKPADEESEERMLRMMLEAQGRN; encoded by the coding sequence ATGGCCCGCGTGACAGTCGAAGATTGCGTCGACAAGGTTCCGAACCGGTTCGACTTGGTGATGCTGGCCGCGCATCGTGCCCGCGAAATTGCCGCCGGCAGCCCGCTGACCGTGGATCGGGACAATGACAAGAACCCGGTCGTTGCGCTGCGTGAAATCGCCGATGAAACCCAACCCGTCGACGAGCTGCGCGAGCGCATGATCGAGGCGAGCCAGACCCAGATCGAGGTCGACGAACCCGAAGAGGACGCCATGGCGCTGCTGCTGGGCGCGGAAATTGACCGTCCCAAGCCGGCCGACGAGGAATCCGAAGAGCGCATGTTGCGCATGATGCTGGAAGCACAAGGGCGTAACTGA
- a CDS encoding RelA/SpoT family protein: MIDVEDLIALVRNYNPRTNADLLRDAYEYGRRMHEGQFRHSGEPYFTHPVAVAAILTEMRLDDATIVTALLHDTIEDTRSTWNEVSQLFGREIADLVDGVTKLTNLQLSGAHSKQAENFRKLFMAMSRDLRVILVKLADRLHNMRTIKSMRPEKQLQKARETMDIYAPLAGRMGMQWMREELEDLAFKVINPEARNSIIRRFVSLQRESGDVIPKITADIRMELEREGIEADVYGRAKRPFSIWRKMQEKQLSFSRLSDIYGFRIITRTEPDCYRTLGVIHHRWRAVPGRFKDYISQPKANGYRSIHTTVSGRDGKRVEVQIRTRQMHEVAEAGVAAHWAYRDGVRTENPFAVDPGEWVSSLTERFGEEDHDEFLEHVKLEMYSDQVFCFSPKGEVIPLPKGATPLDFAYAIHTRLGNSCVGAKVDGIRVPLWTRLKNGQSVEIIAASGQRPQATWLDIVVTGRAKAAIRRSLRQEDRSRFIRLGSELVRVAFEHVGRRVSDKALRTAARTMALPDTDELLARIGSAEISAHDVLSTLYPELAAKRSEIDSRAAVAGLEADQEFTRAPCCNPLPGERIVGITYRGKGVVIHAIDCPILAEFEDSPQRWVDLHWREGQHPPAYSTMLSLTIRHDAGVLGRICTLIGAQGANISDLEFVDRKPDFYRLRVEVELRDREHLHALLTALEAESDVAQVARIRDPSAHVS; encoded by the coding sequence ATGATCGATGTCGAAGACCTGATCGCGCTTGTCAGAAACTACAATCCGCGCACGAATGCCGATCTGCTGCGCGATGCCTATGAATACGGCCGGCGGATGCACGAAGGGCAGTTCCGCCATTCTGGCGAGCCTTACTTCACGCATCCCGTGGCGGTGGCGGCGATCCTGACCGAAATGCGGCTGGATGACGCAACCATCGTCACCGCCCTGCTGCATGACACGATCGAGGATACCCGTTCGACCTGGAACGAGGTTTCCCAGTTGTTCGGGCGTGAGATCGCCGATCTGGTCGATGGCGTCACCAAGCTGACCAATCTGCAACTTTCTGGCGCCCACAGCAAGCAGGCTGAGAATTTTCGCAAGCTTTTCATGGCCATGTCACGCGATCTTCGTGTGATCCTGGTCAAGCTTGCCGACCGGCTGCACAATATGCGCACGATCAAGTCGATGCGCCCGGAAAAGCAGCTGCAAAAGGCGCGCGAAACCATGGACATCTATGCGCCATTGGCCGGGCGCATGGGCATGCAGTGGATGCGCGAGGAACTGGAAGACCTTGCTTTCAAGGTCATCAACCCCGAAGCACGAAACTCGATCATCCGGCGCTTTGTCAGCCTGCAACGCGAATCCGGCGATGTGATCCCAAAGATCACCGCCGATATCCGCATGGAACTTGAACGCGAGGGCATCGAGGCCGATGTCTATGGCCGCGCCAAGCGTCCCTTCAGCATCTGGCGCAAGATGCAGGAAAAGCAGCTGTCCTTTTCCCGGCTGTCCGACATCTACGGCTTTCGCATCATCACCCGGACCGAGCCGGATTGCTATCGAACGCTGGGGGTCATCCATCATCGCTGGCGCGCCGTCCCTGGCCGGTTCAAGGATTACATCAGCCAGCCCAAGGCCAACGGCTATCGCTCGATCCACACCACAGTTTCCGGACGCGACGGCAAACGGGTCGAGGTGCAGATCCGCACCCGCCAGATGCACGAGGTCGCCGAGGCCGGCGTGGCCGCGCATTGGGCCTATCGCGATGGCGTGCGCACCGAAAACCCCTTTGCGGTCGATCCCGGCGAGTGGGTCTCCAGCCTGACCGAGCGTTTCGGCGAAGAGGATCACGACGAGTTCCTGGAACACGTGAAGCTGGAAATGTATTCCGATCAGGTGTTCTGCTTTTCACCCAAGGGCGAGGTGATCCCGCTGCCCAAGGGCGCGACGCCGCTGGATTTTGCCTATGCGATTCATACACGTCTGGGCAACAGTTGTGTCGGCGCCAAGGTCGACGGCATCCGCGTGCCGCTGTGGACACGGCTCAAGAACGGGCAGTCGGTCGAAATCATTGCCGCCTCGGGGCAGCGGCCGCAGGCAACCTGGCTCGACATTGTCGTGACCGGCCGTGCCAAGGCCGCGATCCGTCGCAGCCTGCGGCAAGAGGATAGATCACGCTTCATCCGGCTGGGCTCGGAGCTGGTGCGCGTCGCCTTCGAGCATGTAGGCCGTCGTGTGAGCGACAAGGCGCTGCGCACCGCGGCGCGAACAATGGCGCTGCCCGATACCGACGAGCTGCTGGCCCGCATCGGCAGTGCCGAAATTTCGGCTCACGATGTGCTGAGCACGCTTTACCCGGAACTTGCGGCCAAACGCAGCGAAATCGACAGCCGTGCCGCTGTTGCCGGGCTGGAGGCAGATCAGGAATTCACGCGCGCGCCCTGCTGCAATCCTTTGCCGGGGGAACGCATCGTCGGGATCACCTATCGCGGCAAGGGTGTGGTGATTCATGCCATCGACTGCCCGATCCTGGCCGAGTTCGAGGACAGTCCGCAACGCTGGGTCGATCTGCACTGGCGCGAAGGCCAGCACCCGCCTGCCTATTCCACCATGCTGTCGCTGACCATCCGTCATGATGCCGGCGTTCTCGGACGGATATGCACCTTGATCGGGGCGCAGGGCGCAAATATTTCCGATCTCGAGTTCGTGGATCGCAAGCCCGATTTCTACCGCCTGCGGGTCGAGGTAGAGTTGCGCGACCGCGAACACCTTCATGCGCTGCTGACTGCGCTTGAGGCCGAAAGCGACGTTGCACAAGTCGCGCGCATTCGCGATCCTTCAGCGCATGTAAGCTGA